Proteins from one Caldanaerovirga acetigignens genomic window:
- a CDS encoding sulfurtransferase, which translates to MVADVNDVRAAIGKEDAAIVDSRMPERFKGLVEPIDFKKGHIPSAVNFSWKENLKENGELKDIEEIKERFSPLKGKKDIIIYCGSGIDATFNFFTLDELGIKARVYIGSFSDWITYEDNEVIVEVC; encoded by the coding sequence TTGGTAGCCGATGTAAACGACGTAAGGGCGGCTATAGGCAAAGAGGATGCCGCTATCGTCGATTCCAGGATGCCTGAAAGATTCAAAGGCTTGGTAGAGCCCATCGATTTTAAAAAAGGCCATATTCCCTCCGCAGTAAACTTTTCCTGGAAAGAAAACTTGAAGGAAAACGGAGAATTAAAAGATATAGAAGAAATAAAAGAAAGATTTTCACCTTTGAAAGGAAAGAAAGATATAATCATCTACTGCGGTTCCGGTATAGATGCCACTTTTAACTTTTTCACCTTGGATGAGCTTGGAATAAAAGCAAGGGTGTACATAGGAAGCTTCAGCGATTGGATAACTTATGAAGATAATGAAGTAATTGTTGAAGTTTGTTAA
- a CDS encoding exonuclease produces MSLKITFYDGVGCIGGNKILLEDEENAIFLDFGTNFKAEGMFFDEFLGPRSGFGFYDLLALDILPPLEGLYRTDLEYPGVWERYSSHPRYRKTEVQGIFLSHAHYDHCGHLSYVREDVPVITSLTAAVICKALQDTGGGNRLQEICYINPREYKDGLLQTGHYKSTAFKQRRYKILGKDFIPESACTFWENYDHSRKLECCKLEAGGSEAKIGDFTVRIWPVDHSIPGASAFGIKTSEGWIIYTGDLRLHGKNAALTRRFFEEAAKLEPIALICEGTHPETKKPVTEGEVAANCFDVVSKAGGLVVADFGPRNVERLLSFLEIAGKTGRQLVLTAKDVYLLEALKAAEEDGVPDPHADGRIRMYVKPKSRMDKWEAALLERMALNKTVTAEDIKKDPGSYILCFSYYDFHAFLDIQPDGGTYIYSSSEAFDEEMLIDHQRVRNWIDYFGFELYGTLGRDRERSGFHASGHIHGPGIEEMVETIKPKVLIPVHAEEMEFFSSFDSICKVTWPEKGKTIAVRANS; encoded by the coding sequence ATGTCCTTAAAAATTACCTTTTACGATGGTGTGGGCTGCATCGGGGGCAATAAGATCCTTCTGGAAGATGAAGAAAACGCTATTTTTCTGGACTTCGGCACCAACTTCAAAGCAGAGGGCATGTTCTTCGACGAATTTTTAGGCCCGAGGAGCGGCTTTGGATTTTACGACCTTCTCGCCCTGGACATTCTGCCGCCGCTGGAAGGCCTATACAGAACCGACCTCGAATATCCCGGCGTGTGGGAAAGATATTCTTCCCATCCGCGGTATCGAAAGACCGAAGTCCAGGGAATCTTCCTTTCCCACGCCCACTACGACCACTGCGGGCACCTTTCGTACGTCCGCGAGGACGTCCCGGTGATAACGAGCCTTACCGCCGCCGTTATTTGCAAAGCGTTGCAGGATACGGGAGGCGGAAACCGCCTGCAGGAGATATGCTACATAAATCCGCGGGAATACAAGGACGGCCTTTTGCAGACAGGCCATTACAAGTCCACAGCTTTCAAACAGAGGCGGTATAAAATCCTTGGAAAAGATTTTATTCCTGAGAGCGCCTGTACTTTTTGGGAAAATTACGACCACTCGAGGAAACTGGAGTGCTGCAAACTGGAAGCTGGAGGGAGCGAAGCAAAAATAGGTGATTTTACGGTAAGGATTTGGCCGGTGGACCATTCCATCCCCGGCGCAAGCGCTTTTGGCATAAAGACTTCTGAAGGGTGGATAATATACACCGGCGACCTCAGGCTCCACGGGAAGAATGCGGCGTTGACCAGGCGTTTTTTCGAAGAGGCGGCAAAGCTCGAGCCCATCGCCCTTATATGCGAGGGAACGCACCCCGAAACGAAAAAGCCCGTCACCGAAGGAGAGGTTGCTGCAAACTGCTTTGACGTGGTTTCAAAAGCAGGAGGGCTTGTTGTGGCGGATTTCGGCCCGAGGAACGTCGAGCGCCTGCTTTCGTTCCTCGAGATAGCCGGGAAGACGGGAAGGCAGCTGGTTCTTACTGCCAAGGACGTATACCTACTCGAGGCTTTGAAAGCGGCGGAAGAGGATGGGGTGCCCGACCCGCACGCTGACGGCAGGATAAGGATGTATGTAAAGCCGAAATCCCGCATGGACAAATGGGAAGCGGCCCTCCTCGAAAGGATGGCTCTTAATAAGACCGTTACGGCGGAGGACATAAAAAAAGACCCGGGAAGTTACATACTTTGTTTTTCATACTACGACTTTCACGCATTTTTGGACATACAGCCGGATGGCGGAACATACATATATTCTTCCAGCGAGGCCTTCGACGAAGAGATGCTGATAGACCACCAGCGGGTGAGGAACTGGATAGACTACTTCGGATTTGAGCTTTACGGGACATTGGGCCGGGACAGGGAAAGGTCGGGTTTTCACGCCAGCGGCCACATTCACGGTCCTGGGATAGAGGAGATGGTGGAGACCATAAAGCCGAAGGTTCTCATTCCCGTGCACGCCGAAGAAATGGAATTTTTCTCTTCTTTCGACAGCATCTGCAAAGTTACTTGGCCTGAAAAGGGAAAGACAATAGCGGTGCGTGCTAATTCTTGA
- a CDS encoding Uma2 family endonuclease: MPLPKEDKIYTYADYLAWPENERIELIYGRVYLMTSPSRTHQKILGQLFYQFFDYLKDKSCEVYMSPFDVRFPDGDEKDEKEIKTVVQPDIVVVCDESKLDEKGCKGAPDLIVEITSPSTAQKDKLHKFNLYEKYGVKEYWIVEPESKILSVFVIQEDKRYGRPELYTQDDKVRVSIFEDLEIDLKFVF, from the coding sequence ATGCCCCTGCCGAAAGAAGATAAAATTTATACTTATGCGGATTATTTAGCCTGGCCGGAAAATGAGAGGATAGAATTGATTTATGGCCGGGTTTACCTGATGACGTCCCCTTCTAGAACCCATCAAAAGATCCTAGGGCAGCTTTTTTATCAATTCTTCGATTATCTAAAGGATAAATCTTGCGAAGTCTATATGTCACCTTTTGATGTGAGGTTTCCGGATGGAGATGAAAAGGACGAGAAAGAGATAAAGACTGTGGTTCAGCCCGATATAGTAGTTGTGTGCGATGAGTCCAAGCTTGATGAGAAGGGGTGTAAGGGGGCGCCCGATTTAATAGTGGAGATAACCTCGCCTTCGACCGCACAGAAGGATAAGCTCCACAAGTTTAACCTTTACGAAAAATACGGGGTGAAGGAATACTGGATAGTGGAACCGGAAAGTAAAATCTTGAGTGTGTTTGTTATACAGGAAGACAAAAGATACGGTCGACCTGAGTTATATACCCAGGATGACAAAGTAAGAGTTTCTATTTTCGAGGATCTTGAGATAGACTTAAAGTTTGTATTTTAA
- a CDS encoding type II toxin-antitoxin system PemK/MazF family toxin: MNPKRGEIWLVDLNPTRGHEQHGTRPAIVISVDEFNSCPADLVIVVPITSKNKNIPLHVEIPPKEGGLDTLSYAKPEDIRSISKERLIKRIGIITKEKLNELEEKIRILLGL, from the coding sequence ATGAATCCTAAAAGAGGTGAAATCTGGCTGGTAGATTTAAATCCTACACGTGGCCACGAACAACATGGTACTAGACCGGCAATTGTTATTTCAGTCGATGAATTCAATTCCTGTCCGGCAGATTTAGTAATTGTCGTCCCTATTACATCTAAAAATAAAAATATACCGCTTCATGTTGAAATACCTCCCAAAGAAGGTGGGCTTGACACATTATCGTATGCAAAACCGGAAGATATAAGGTCTATTTCAAAAGAAAGGTTAATTAAAAGAATTGGTATAATAACAAAAGAAAAATTAAATGAACTTGAAGAAAAAATAAGAATACTATTAGGATTGTAA
- the hag gene encoding flagellin Hag, which produces MRINHNISALNAYRQLTINNTSLQKSLEKLSSGLRINRAGDDAAGLAISEKMRAQIRGLNQASRNAQDGISLIQTAEGALTETHAILQRMRELVVQAGNLGTYETEDLQAIQDEIDALIEEIDGIAQRTEFNGKVLLSGSFESSALVFQIGANENQQLELSISAMDADGLSVSSIDVTGFSSSTDINSALSTIDAAINKVSSQRSALGAVQNRLEHTINNLENAAENLTAAESRIRDVDMAKEMMEFTKLNILSQAATAMLAQANMVPQSVLKLLG; this is translated from the coding sequence ATGAGGATTAACCACAACATAAGCGCACTTAATGCTTATAGGCAGCTCACGATTAACAATACATCTCTTCAGAAGTCGTTGGAAAAATTGTCTTCAGGTCTCAGGATCAATAGAGCTGGAGATGACGCTGCAGGTCTTGCAATTTCTGAAAAGATGAGGGCTCAAATTCGCGGTTTGAACCAAGCTTCTCGAAATGCCCAAGATGGTATTTCGTTAATTCAAACAGCCGAAGGGGCATTAACCGAAACTCATGCGATATTGCAGCGCATGCGCGAACTGGTTGTTCAAGCGGGCAATCTTGGTACGTATGAAACTGAAGATTTACAAGCTATTCAGGATGAAATTGATGCTCTGATAGAGGAAATTGACGGTATTGCTCAACGCACCGAATTTAACGGGAAAGTACTCTTAAGCGGTTCATTTGAGTCATCTGCTTTAGTTTTCCAAATAGGTGCAAATGAGAATCAGCAGTTAGAATTGTCTATTAGCGCGATGGATGCAGACGGCTTAAGTGTCAGTTCAATTGATGTGACTGGTTTTAGTAGTTCTACAGATATAAACAGCGCACTTTCTACGATTGATGCTGCAATTAATAAAGTTTCATCTCAGAGATCTGCACTTGGTGCTGTCCAGAATCGTCTAGAACACACTATTAATAATCTAGAAAATGCAGCAGAAAACCTGACCGCTGCCGAGTCCCGTATCCGCGACGTGGATATGGCAAAAGAGATGATGGAATTTACCAAACTGAACATTCTAAGCCAGGCAGCAACTGCAATGCTTGCACAGGCTAATATGGTACCGCAGTCGGTGCTTAAGCTTTTGGGGTAA
- the istB gene encoding IS21-like element helper ATPase IstB yields the protein MLKDEIAACCKALKLSRNLVENCDKIEAESHEEYLLKLLRLELEHRDANRKDRLLKNAGFYTIKTFADYIFDEIKLPQGLTPQDLKDCKFLEEKKNLILYGNVGTGKTHLATAIGVEACKKGYNVKFFRTAALVNRLVEARKGGELSGLMKQLSKADLLICDEWGYVPLDREGAQLLFQVISDCYERRSVVITTNLEFSRWASIFYDEQMTAAMIDRLIHHSYLLIFDGQSYRVRQSLMRQLS from the coding sequence ATGTTGAAGGACGAAATCGCCGCCTGTTGTAAAGCATTAAAACTTAGCCGAAATCTTGTGGAAAACTGCGACAAGATCGAAGCTGAAAGCCACGAAGAATACCTTCTGAAGCTGCTAAGACTAGAACTGGAGCATAGAGACGCAAACCGAAAGGATAGACTCTTGAAAAATGCAGGCTTTTACACTATAAAGACCTTTGCCGATTACATATTCGATGAAATTAAGCTCCCGCAGGGGCTTACGCCACAGGACCTAAAAGATTGCAAATTTCTTGAAGAAAAGAAAAACCTGATTCTTTACGGCAACGTTGGGACCGGTAAAACCCATCTTGCCACGGCCATAGGAGTGGAGGCCTGTAAAAAAGGCTACAACGTAAAGTTTTTCCGCACAGCAGCACTGGTAAACCGGCTTGTTGAAGCCAGGAAGGGAGGTGAACTTTCCGGGTTAATGAAACAGCTTTCCAAAGCGGATCTTCTGATCTGCGACGAATGGGGTTATGTTCCTTTAGACCGTGAAGGGGCGCAGCTGCTGTTTCAGGTGATTTCTGACTGCTATGAGCGCCGCAGTGTAGTAATTACCACTAACCTGGAATTCAGCCGCTGGGCGAGCATTTTCTACGACGAGCAGATGACAGCAGCAATGATTGACCGGCTAATACACCACAGTTACCTGTTGATCTTTGATGGCCAAAGCTACCGGGTGAGGCAATCACTTATGAGGCAGTTAAGTTAA
- a CDS encoding CopG family transcriptional regulator, producing the protein MNKTTTVRIDKSTYEVIKKLSLELKESMQSIIEKAIKEYNKKILLENTAKAFANLKSNKELWKEEIEERNLWDNTLEDLEE; encoded by the coding sequence ATGAACAAGACCACTACTGTTAGAATCGATAAATCCACTTATGAGGTAATAAAAAAATTGTCACTAGAACTCAAAGAATCCATGCAAAGCATAATTGAAAAAGCCATAAAAGAATATAACAAAAAGATTCTATTAGAAAATACAGCAAAAGCTTTTGCTAACCTAAAATCTAATAAAGAGCTTTGGAAGGAAGAAATAGAAGAAAGAAATTTATGGGATAATACTTTGGAAGACCTGGAGGAATAA
- the mntA gene encoding type VII toxin-antitoxin system MntA family adenylyltransferase antitoxin: protein MVNYARCNKNIIALYIFGSFGTEKERPTSDIDLAMLFRNNPSLSEELKIESDISQIFGRDDIDIVNLNKAPIEWKD, encoded by the coding sequence GTGGTAAATTACGCAAGGTGCAATAAAAATATAATAGCTTTATACATATTCGGGTCCTTCGGAACGGAAAAAGAACGTCCCACAAGCGACATAGACCTTGCGATGCTGTTTAGAAACAATCCTTCGCTTTCTGAAGAACTCAAAATAGAATCCGATATAAGCCAGATCTTTGGACGCGATGACATCGACATTGTAAACTTAAACAAAGCGCCGATAGAATGGAAGGACTGA
- a CDS encoding MBL fold metallo-hydrolase, giving the protein MKDCYPRFIALPVRQGDAFFFKTQYISILVDGGNSSEFINYIFKRYIKRESVDILICTHNDADHANGVLGFIESGLGCGEIWLPSHWAAVLPHLERPFEEFIKELYKQSTWIMERKSFFLYNEPKLRKSIIEAYGDLIAMEKSSQFEDIDEDSYMPFKERGSEEWHSNLEFEETWPNLEGLKWQISNWVLFWELLDWQKELLWQAIEAGKRIRKIAEAAYHRGIPIRWFEFCQNSSRSSCNYHEIICPLNAREVVRIKPCEKEKLLDFLALTTSNRESLVFFIRSTDEHPGVLLTAESDLKGIDLRNLDLKNAIITAPHHGSEDNAYAYKHVVSAVSPYENSLIWVRSDAQSKKRPGQSFLKAPGRRFCTICRGSRRQKQPVRFIAIKGKWIPCSNECICK; this is encoded by the coding sequence ATGAAGGATTGTTATCCGCGTTTTATTGCATTACCTGTGCGTCAAGGAGATGCTTTCTTCTTTAAAACACAGTATATTTCAATTCTCGTAGATGGTGGCAACTCTTCTGAATTCATTAATTACATCTTTAAAAGATATATAAAAAGAGAGAGTGTCGATATTTTGATATGCACTCATAATGATGCTGATCATGCAAATGGAGTTTTAGGCTTTATCGAATCTGGATTAGGTTGTGGCGAAATTTGGCTGCCTAGTCATTGGGCGGCTGTTTTGCCTCATCTAGAAAGACCTTTTGAGGAATTTATAAAAGAACTTTATAAACAGTCTACTTGGATAATGGAAAGAAAAAGCTTTTTTTTATATAATGAACCTAAGCTTAGGAAATCAATAATCGAAGCTTATGGGGACTTAATTGCAATGGAAAAGTCTAGTCAATTTGAGGATATAGATGAAGATAGTTATATGCCTTTTAAGGAAAGGGGATCTGAGGAATGGCATTCCAACTTAGAATTTGAAGAAACATGGCCAAATTTGGAAGGACTCAAATGGCAGATATCGAATTGGGTATTATTTTGGGAACTATTAGATTGGCAAAAAGAACTATTATGGCAAGCTATAGAAGCTGGTAAACGAATTCGTAAGATTGCTGAAGCAGCGTATCATCGAGGTATCCCTATTAGATGGTTTGAGTTCTGTCAAAATTCTTCAAGATCTTCATGTAATTATCATGAAATTATTTGTCCGCTGAATGCAAGAGAGGTTGTTCGAATAAAACCTTGTGAAAAAGAAAAATTGCTCGATTTTTTAGCACTAACTACATCCAACCGCGAAAGTTTAGTCTTTTTTATCCGATCAACAGATGAACATCCAGGGGTTCTCTTAACTGCAGAGTCAGATTTGAAAGGTATTGATCTACGAAATTTGGATCTAAAAAATGCGATTATTACGGCACCGCATCATGGATCAGAAGATAATGCATATGCATATAAACACGTAGTTAGTGCGGTAAGTCCTTACGAAAATTCTTTGATATGGGTAAGGAGTGATGCGCAATCAAAAAAGAGACCGGGGCAATCATTTTTAAAAGCACCTGGAAGGCGTTTTTGTACAATCTGTCGTGGATCAAGGCGGCAAAAACAACCAGTTAGATTTATAGCAATAAAAGGAAAATGGATACCGTGCTCTAATGAATGCATCTGTAAATAA
- a CDS encoding SNF2 helicase associated domain-containing protein, producing the protein MHMKIGIDRMYILREVKRFFDAIESGRTFEFGKKFTFNPMLHGFSEEDENVFSILKEIYEIEKKMYWQSPKVFFNERYVNLTYGYLKKIAAALGQRKFRMTLPHIEIVSFETRERPFSVAVGKEGDGISVKATGDIGLPLDRDCRLVYKDKKIYVLDTDDPAFPIVKGIFLKYGEELRFEGENHRKFISLIDQFENDNFLEISPDLKDAVVKKPLKLSIKIEGYKNGIAADVKFVYGEKIIDPFAEAVDDLILRDYEKEDYVLKLFRDSGFELDRGRLVLIDEEKLYTFIKDVAHRLAGMGEVYYSSDVKHLFSTKAPKIRTSVRSLAGNLLEIRMDMEGIDEKTAEEILRAIKEKKKYFRLKDGSDFNSGKGQAFLLSLKAGGVGLNLTSADTVIHFDPWWNPAVEEQAADRAYRIGQENNVQVFRFITRGTIEEKIDELQKRKKDLISSIVSEGEVFINALSKDEIMELFRVG; encoded by the coding sequence ATGCATATGAAGATTGGGATAGACCGCATGTACATACTGAGGGAAGTAAAAAGGTTTTTTGACGCAATAGAGAGCGGACGCACCTTTGAATTTGGGAAGAAGTTTACGTTCAATCCCATGCTTCACGGTTTTTCCGAAGAAGATGAAAATGTATTTTCCATTTTAAAGGAGATCTATGAAATAGAAAAGAAAATGTACTGGCAATCTCCCAAGGTGTTTTTTAACGAACGATACGTGAACCTGACATACGGCTACCTGAAAAAGATAGCTGCGGCGCTAGGCCAAAGAAAATTTCGCATGACATTGCCGCATATAGAGATAGTAAGTTTCGAAACTCGAGAAAGGCCTTTTTCGGTGGCGGTGGGAAAGGAAGGGGATGGGATTTCGGTTAAGGCGACCGGAGATATCGGCCTTCCCCTTGATAGGGATTGTAGACTTGTATACAAAGATAAGAAAATCTACGTGCTCGATACGGATGACCCTGCCTTTCCCATTGTAAAGGGGATATTTCTAAAATACGGCGAGGAGCTCAGGTTTGAGGGCGAAAATCATAGGAAATTCATATCCCTGATTGACCAGTTCGAAAATGATAATTTTTTGGAAATATCTCCGGATTTAAAAGATGCCGTGGTGAAAAAGCCTCTGAAATTGAGCATAAAAATAGAAGGATACAAAAATGGAATTGCCGCGGATGTTAAGTTCGTCTACGGAGAGAAAATAATAGATCCCTTTGCAGAAGCCGTAGATGATTTAATTTTAAGGGACTACGAAAAAGAGGATTACGTCCTGAAGCTTTTCAGGGACAGCGGTTTTGAGCTAGATAGGGGAAGGCTTGTCCTCATCGATGAAGAAAAGCTATATACTTTCATCAAGGATGTAGCGCATCGCCTTGCCGGGATGGGTGAGGTTTACTACTCTTCCGACGTGAAACACCTTTTTTCGACGAAAGCTCCGAAAATAAGGACATCTGTCAGGTCACTTGCGGGCAATCTCCTTGAGATAAGGATGGATATGGAGGGCATCGACGAGAAGACCGCGGAGGAGATATTGCGGGCGATAAAGGAGAAGAAAAAGTACTTCAGGTTGAAAGACGGCTCTGATTTCAACAGCGGAAAGGGGCAGGCCTTCCTGCTTTCGCTCAAAGCTGGCGGAGTCGGCCTTAACCTTACTTCGGCAGATACAGTGATTCACTTTGACCCGTGGTGGAATCCCGCTGTGGAGGAACAGGCTGCCGATAGGGCATACAGAATAGGGCAGGAGAATAACGTGCAGGTCTTCAGGTTTATAACCCGGGGAACCATCGAGGAAAAGATAGACGAGCTCCAGAAAAGAAAAAAGGACCTCATAAGCTCCATAGTATCGGAAGGTGAGGTATTCATAAACGCACTTTCGAAGGATGAGATAATGGAGCTCTTCAGGGTGGGGTGA
- a CDS encoding DUF1847 domain-containing protein, producing the protein MYTCAQCAAFACRSGDLSKAPKNCPCLEEGKDEILEKYFSKENQKLAHNSALVESEGYCRWTRIEEIMEFSFKCGFKNLGLAFCIGLRQEAKMVVEIFTANGFTVNSVVCKNCSIPKETINIKESEKVRPGTYEPMCNPIGQAFFLNKAGTDLNIILGLCVGHDSLFIKYSKAPVTVLAVKDRVLGHNPLAAIYLANGYYKDKLFPQK; encoded by the coding sequence ATGTACACCTGTGCTCAATGTGCTGCTTTTGCCTGCAGGTCCGGAGACCTTTCTAAAGCTCCCAAAAACTGTCCCTGCCTTGAAGAAGGCAAGGATGAAATATTGGAGAAATATTTTTCGAAAGAAAATCAAAAGTTGGCTCACAATTCAGCATTGGTCGAGAGCGAAGGTTACTGCAGGTGGACGAGGATAGAGGAGATAATGGAGTTTTCTTTTAAATGCGGGTTTAAGAATCTGGGATTGGCTTTCTGCATAGGCCTGAGGCAGGAAGCGAAAATGGTGGTCGAAATCTTTACCGCCAACGGCTTTACAGTAAATTCTGTGGTGTGCAAAAACTGCAGCATCCCCAAGGAGACCATAAACATAAAAGAGAGCGAGAAAGTGCGGCCTGGGACTTACGAGCCGATGTGTAACCCCATCGGGCAGGCCTTTTTCTTAAACAAGGCCGGGACAGATTTGAACATAATTCTGGGGCTCTGCGTCGGCCATGATTCGCTTTTCATCAAATACTCCAAGGCGCCGGTGACCGTGCTGGCAGTCAAGGATAGAGTTTTGGGGCACAATCCTTTAGCCGCCATCTACCTCGCTAACGGTTATTACAAAGACAAGCTTTTTCCGCAAAAATAG